In one window of Hyla sarda isolate aHylSar1 chromosome 1 unlocalized genomic scaffold, aHylSar1.hap1 SUPER_1_unloc_13, whole genome shotgun sequence DNA:
- the LOC130297973 gene encoding DNA damage-regulated autophagy modulator protein 1-like, giving the protein MELKGLGFVPLLLAFWCAAWLATSYIVTVVLGHAASPLMHISDVGNFFPENILFRIGFIGTSIGTLVLTFLIYKYMVMHTEEFRGHQVLIQRILLAIVWASCFGTAVMHVLSPEEYPRIHFVSTIISITCEALYYLGQSIQMYKLPGANKVIHHSRCTCCGLAFTCAIFYFGYKTLQELFYDDEDWDEIREITTIIIEWVMLLLILINIVTYYSTMQRLMLTVSRNSCKLSLRVRIDDFGV; this is encoded by the exons atggagctaaaaggtttggggttcgtcccccttctgttggcgttttggtgtgcggcctggcttgccaccagctacatcgtgacggtcgtcctcggccatgccgcctcgccactgatgcacatcag tgacgtgggaaatttctttcccgaaaacatattattcagaattggtttcatagggacgtccattggcactttggtactaacctttcttatttataagtatatggttatgcatactgaagagttcaggggtcatcaggtcctgatccagaggatcctgctggccattgtgtgggcctcctgttttggtacagctgttatgcatgtattgtcccccgaagaatatcccaggatacactttgtcagcacgataatttccattacatgtgaagccttatactaccttgggcagtccatccagatgtataaattaccaggagcaaacaaagtcatccaccatagtagatgcacctgctgtggcctggcttttacctgcgcaattttctactttggatataaaacattacaggaattattctatgatgatgaagactgggacgagatccgtgaaatcaccaccataatcatcgagtgggtgatgcttctactgatcctgataaacatcgtgacctattattccaccatgcagaggttaatgttaaccgtctccaggaacagctgcaaactctctcttagagtaagaattgatgacttcggggtgtag